The Oscillospiraceae bacterium genome has a segment encoding these proteins:
- a CDS encoding valine--tRNA ligase yields the protein MAKELDKQYSPQNVEDRTYKFWCDHKYFHAEVNPDKKPYTIVIPPPNITGQLHMGHALDETLQDILIRWRRMEGYETLWLPGTDHASIATEAKIVEAMRKEGITKEEIGREKFLERAWEWKAQYGGRIVEQLKKLGSSCDWDRERFTLDEGCSKAVREVFCKLYDKGLIYRGERIINWCPHCLTSISDAEVEYEDQAGHFWHLRYPFKDGSGYLELATTRPETLLGDTAVAVNPNDERYKDMVGKTLILPIVHREIPVIADDYVDIEFGTGVVKITPAHDPNDFEVGLRHNLEVINVLTPDAKIVNDYPKYAGMDRYEARKAIVEDLEAEGALVEIEDYSHNVGTCYRCGTTVEPRVSKQWFVKMEPLAKPAVEVVRNGEVKFVPERFDKTYFHWMENIKDWCISRQLWWGHRIPAYYCDDCGEVMVSAQEVHTCSKCGSNHVHQDPDTLDTWFSSALWPFSTLGYPDDTKELEYFYPTDTLVTGYDIIFFWVARMIFSGVEHMGQVPFHTVLIHGLVRDAQGRKMSKSLGNGIDPLLVIDQYGADALRFTLATGNAPGNDMRFSDEKVKASRNFANKLWNAARFVLMYLGNDYSYPGLPKDLAIEDKWILSKVNTLAKEVTDNLERFELGIAVAKLYDFIWDVFCDWYIEIAKIRLQSGEGADTAKAVLVYVLTDILKLLHPFMPFITEEIYQAIPHDTESIMISKWPEYDPTLSFADEEAQMEKIMDAIRAIRNRRAEMNIPPSKKSKVYVETAFSDVFAVGSEFIKRLAYASDVEIADAFGDLGNTVTIVTNDAKIYIPLGDLVDFEAEAKRLQKELAAAEEKLAFINKKLDNPGFVNKAPEKVVQQNRDEAAKLTEKIANLRSSLENLGK from the coding sequence CGTGATCCCGCCGCCGAACATTACCGGCCAGCTGCACATGGGTCATGCGTTGGACGAGACTTTGCAGGATATTCTCATCCGCTGGCGCCGTATGGAGGGTTACGAGACCCTGTGGCTGCCGGGCACGGACCACGCGTCCATTGCAACGGAGGCCAAGATCGTAGAGGCCATGCGCAAAGAGGGCATCACCAAAGAGGAGATCGGCCGGGAGAAGTTCTTGGAGCGCGCCTGGGAGTGGAAAGCCCAGTACGGCGGCCGCATTGTGGAGCAGCTAAAAAAGCTTGGCTCCTCCTGCGACTGGGATCGGGAGCGTTTCACTCTGGACGAGGGATGCAGCAAGGCCGTGCGCGAGGTCTTTTGCAAGCTGTACGATAAGGGCCTGATTTACCGGGGCGAGCGCATCATTAACTGGTGCCCCCACTGCCTGACCTCGATCTCTGACGCAGAGGTGGAGTACGAGGATCAGGCCGGTCACTTCTGGCACCTGCGCTATCCCTTTAAGGACGGCAGCGGCTACCTGGAGCTGGCCACCACCCGACCGGAGACCCTGCTGGGCGATACAGCCGTGGCGGTGAACCCCAATGACGAGCGTTATAAAGATATGGTTGGCAAGACCCTGATCCTGCCCATTGTGCATAGAGAGATTCCCGTGATTGCCGATGATTATGTGGATATTGAGTTCGGTACTGGCGTGGTGAAGATCACCCCGGCTCACGACCCCAACGACTTTGAGGTGGGGCTGCGCCACAATTTAGAGGTCATCAATGTTCTGACCCCGGACGCCAAGATCGTGAATGATTATCCCAAGTACGCCGGTATGGATCGCTACGAGGCTCGTAAGGCCATCGTCGAGGACCTGGAAGCCGAGGGCGCTTTGGTGGAGATTGAGGATTACAGCCACAATGTAGGCACGTGCTACCGCTGTGGCACCACCGTGGAGCCGCGGGTTAGTAAGCAATGGTTCGTGAAGATGGAGCCGCTGGCAAAACCGGCTGTGGAGGTGGTCAGAAACGGGGAAGTGAAGTTTGTTCCCGAGCGGTTTGACAAGACCTACTTCCACTGGATGGAGAATATTAAGGACTGGTGTATCTCTCGCCAGCTGTGGTGGGGTCATCGTATTCCCGCCTATTACTGCGACGATTGCGGTGAGGTGATGGTGTCTGCCCAGGAAGTGCATACTTGCTCTAAGTGCGGCAGCAACCATGTGCACCAGGATCCGGACACCCTGGATACCTGGTTCTCCTCCGCCTTGTGGCCGTTTTCTACCCTTGGTTATCCGGACGATACCAAGGAACTGGAGTATTTCTATCCCACGGATACGCTGGTCACCGGCTACGACATTATCTTCTTCTGGGTAGCCAGAATGATCTTCTCCGGTGTGGAGCACATGGGCCAGGTGCCCTTCCACACGGTGCTGATCCACGGTCTGGTGCGTGACGCACAGGGTCGCAAGATGAGTAAGTCCCTGGGCAACGGTATTGATCCGCTGCTGGTGATCGACCAGTACGGCGCCGATGCCTTGCGCTTTACTCTGGCTACCGGCAATGCGCCGGGCAACGATATGCGCTTCTCCGACGAGAAGGTAAAGGCCTCCCGCAACTTTGCAAACAAGCTGTGGAACGCCGCCCGCTTTGTGCTGATGTATCTGGGCAATGATTACAGCTATCCGGGCCTACCGAAGGATCTGGCTATTGAGGACAAGTGGATTCTCTCCAAGGTCAATACCCTGGCTAAGGAAGTGACGGACAACCTGGAGCGGTTTGAACTGGGTATCGCTGTTGCCAAGCTGTATGATTTTATTTGGGATGTGTTCTGCGACTGGTATATTGAGATCGCCAAGATCCGTTTGCAGTCCGGCGAGGGCGCCGATACCGCCAAGGCGGTGCTGGTGTATGTGTTGACGGATATCCTGAAGCTGCTGCACCCCTTTATGCCCTTTATTACAGAAGAAATTTATCAGGCTATTCCCCACGATACGGAGTCCATTATGATTTCCAAGTGGCCGGAATATGACCCGACGCTGTCCTTTGCGGATGAGGAAGCCCAGATGGAGAAGATTATGGACGCCATTCGGGCGATCCGTAACCGCCGGGCGGAGATGAATATCCCCCCCAGCAAAAAGTCCAAGGTCTATGTGGAGACCGCCTTTTCCGACGTGTTCGCCGTAGGCAGTGAGTTTATCAAGCGGTTGGCCTATGCTTCCGATGTGGAGATCGCAGACGCCTTTGGTGACCTGGGCAACACGGTGACCATTGTTACCAACGACGCCAAGATTTATATTCCTCTGGGCGATCTGGTGGACTTTGAGGCGGAGGCCAAGCGCCTGCAAAAGGAACTGGCTGCTGCCGAGGAAAAGCTGGCCTTTATCAACAAGAAGCTGGACAACCCGGGCTTTGTGAACAAAGCACCGGAGAAAGTGGTCCAGCAGAACCGGGACGAGGCCGCCAAGCTGACGGAAAAGATCGCTAACTTGCGCTCCTCCCTGGAAAATTTGGGCAAGTAA